One Acidobacteriota bacterium DNA segment encodes these proteins:
- a CDS encoding GNAT family N-acetyltransferase, with translation MAVIAQASSREQIEQARALFLEYGASLGFSLCFQSFDQELAGLPGDYAPPAGRLLLAEVGGKPAGCVALHRLGETCAGKRELLCEMKRLYVRPDFRGQQLGRRLVEEAVRAARGIGYKKMRLDTVEPVMGHALALYRELGFREIAPYRENPIAGALYMELDL, from the coding sequence ATGGCAGTCATAGCCCAAGCCAGCAGCCGGGAACAGATCGAGCAGGCCCGCGCACTCTTCCTCGAGTACGGCGCCTCGCTCGGCTTCAGCCTGTGCTTCCAGTCGTTCGACCAGGAGCTTGCCGGGCTCCCCGGCGACTACGCACCGCCGGCGGGGCGTCTGCTGCTGGCGGAGGTTGGAGGCAAGCCGGCGGGATGCGTGGCGCTGCATCGACTCGGCGAGACCTGCGCCGGCAAGCGCGAGCTGCTCTGCGAGATGAAGCGGCTCTACGTGCGCCCAGACTTCCGCGGACAACAGCTCGGCCGTCGCCTGGTCGAGGAGGCCGTGCGCGCCGCCCGCGGCATCGGATATAAGAAGATGCGGCTCGACACGGTCGAGCCCGTCATGGGGCATGCTTTGGCGCTCTACCGCGAGCTGGGCTTCCGCGAGATCGCACCGTATCGCGAGAACCCGATCGCCGGAGCGCTGTACATGGAGTTGGACTTGTAG
- a CDS encoding hydantoinase B/oxoprolinase family protein → MGAALRRTAFSPNIKERRDYSCAVFDAGGAVIAMGDHMPVHLGSMPMSVRAAIDRLDLAPGDVAMLNDPFAGGTHLPDITLVAPVFISSRELSRGRRSQPDFYVANRAHHADVGGAYAGSMGLCREIYQEGVRIPPVKLVAGGELQRDVLSLLLNNVRTPAEREGDLGAQLAACHTGEVRLREVSERYGLARVNAAMGALLDYSERMMRAFLAKVPPGEYRAEDFLDNDGVTDTPVKIVATITVSPSARRARSGASGLQKLVTVDFTGSDPQVAGPLNAVAAITYSACFYVFRCLLEEDVPATAGLMRPIEVIAPEGTIVNARPPAAVAGGNVETSQRIVDVLLRALAQALPERIPAGSSGTMNNLTIGGDDPRTHSPFAYYETIAGGFGARPTKDGVSGIHTHMTNSLNTPAEALEYAYPFRVTRYSFRRGSGGAGKHCGGDGIVREIELLTGAEVTLLADRRERGPYGLNGGADGAPGRAVVIHRDGSELELGGKASVRLRAGERIRVESPGGGGWGKK, encoded by the coding sequence ATGGGCGCCGCGCTGCGCCGCACCGCCTTCTCCCCCAACATCAAAGAGCGCCGCGACTACTCCTGCGCCGTCTTCGACGCGGGCGGCGCGGTCATCGCCATGGGCGACCACATGCCCGTCCACCTCGGATCGATGCCCATGTCGGTGCGCGCGGCCATCGATCGCTTGGACCTCGCACCCGGCGACGTGGCCATGCTCAACGACCCGTTTGCCGGCGGGACCCACCTGCCGGATATCACGCTGGTCGCGCCGGTGTTCATCTCCTCACGGGAGCTGAGCCGCGGCCGCAGGTCGCAGCCCGATTTCTACGTTGCCAACCGTGCCCACCACGCCGATGTTGGCGGCGCCTACGCCGGCTCCATGGGACTCTGCCGTGAGATCTATCAGGAAGGCGTGCGTATCCCGCCGGTCAAGCTGGTCGCCGGGGGCGAACTGCAGCGCGACGTGCTGTCGTTGCTTTTGAATAACGTGCGCACGCCGGCGGAGCGCGAAGGCGACCTCGGGGCGCAGCTTGCCGCTTGTCACACCGGCGAGGTGCGGCTGCGCGAGGTCAGCGAGCGTTATGGCCTAGCGCGCGTGAACGCGGCCATGGGGGCGCTGCTCGACTACTCCGAGCGCATGATGCGGGCATTCCTGGCGAAAGTCCCACCGGGCGAATATCGCGCCGAAGATTTCCTGGATAACGATGGCGTAACGGACACGCCGGTGAAGATCGTGGCGACGATCACGGTCTCCCCCTCGGCTCGACGTGCCCGCTCGGGGGCGAGCGGGCTACAAAAACTGGTCACCGTGGACTTCACCGGCAGCGATCCCCAGGTCGCCGGACCCCTCAACGCCGTCGCCGCCATCACGTATTCCGCCTGCTTCTACGTCTTCCGCTGCCTGCTCGAAGAAGATGTCCCCGCGACCGCCGGGCTCATGCGTCCCATCGAGGTCATCGCGCCCGAAGGGACGATCGTGAATGCGCGTCCGCCGGCGGCGGTGGCGGGTGGGAACGTGGAGACCTCGCAGCGCATCGTGGACGTGCTGCTGCGCGCGCTTGCGCAAGCTTTGCCCGAGCGTATCCCTGCCGGGTCGAGCGGGACGATGAACAACCTCACCATCGGCGGCGACGATCCTCGAACGCACTCACCCTTCGCGTACTACGAGACCATTGCCGGCGGCTTTGGCGCGCGCCCGACCAAGGACGGCGTCTCCGGCATCCACACGCACATGACGAACTCGCTGAACACGCCGGCCGAAGCGCTCGAATACGCCTATCCCTTCCGCGTGACCCGGTATTCATTCCGCCGCGGCTCAGGCGGAGCAGGAAAGCACTGCGGCGGTGACGGCATCGTGCGCGAGATCGAGTTGCTTACCGGCGCCGAGGTCACGCTGCTCGCCGACCGGCGCGAGCGCGGTCCGTATGGTCTGAACGGCGGCGCCGACGGCGCTCCTGGACGCGCGGTCGTCATCCATCGCGATGGCTCGGAGCTCGAGCTCGGCGGCAAGGCCAGCGTCCGGCTGCGTGCAGGCGAGAGGATACGCGTGGAGAGTCCCGGAGGTGGCGGATGGGGAAAGAAATGA
- the tdh gene encoding L-threonine 3-dehydrogenase: protein MAKSTMMAVVKAEAAPGADIRDVQVPSFGDRDVLVKVRIASVCGTDLHIYNWDQWAQNRIQPPLIPGHEFAGDVAAVGKDVTRVKEGDFVSAEMHVNCGKCFQCRTGDAHICQFVKIIGVDSNGAFAEYVVIPESNIWKIDPAIPPEYASLLDPLGNAVHTVLSGEIAAKTVAVTGCGPIGLFAIAVARACGATQVFAIEVNEHRRKIAKQMQADFVLDPTKDDVKQTVMEATGGVGVDVLLEMAGRQDAISLGFSILRLGGRASILGIPSKPVTMNFAGDIIFKGATILGINGRRMYQTWYQMEALLKAGKLDLHPVITDRMAIKDFSKGMDRLKTGEASKILLYPNGIPK from the coding sequence ATGGCCAAATCAACAATGATGGCGGTGGTGAAGGCCGAGGCGGCCCCGGGCGCGGACATCCGCGATGTCCAGGTTCCCAGCTTCGGCGACCGCGACGTGCTGGTGAAGGTGCGCATCGCCAGCGTTTGCGGCACCGACCTGCACATTTACAACTGGGACCAGTGGGCGCAGAACCGCATCCAGCCGCCGCTCATCCCCGGGCACGAGTTTGCCGGCGACGTGGCCGCCGTCGGCAAAGATGTCACCCGCGTCAAGGAAGGCGACTTCGTTTCCGCCGAGATGCACGTGAACTGCGGCAAGTGCTTCCAGTGCCGCACCGGCGACGCGCACATCTGCCAGTTCGTGAAGATCATCGGCGTGGATTCGAACGGCGCCTTCGCCGAGTACGTGGTCATCCCCGAATCGAATATCTGGAAGATCGATCCCGCCATCCCGCCGGAGTACGCTTCGCTGCTCGACCCGTTAGGAAACGCGGTGCACACCGTGCTCTCCGGCGAGATCGCCGCCAAGACAGTCGCCGTCACCGGCTGCGGACCCATCGGACTCTTCGCCATCGCCGTCGCGCGGGCCTGCGGCGCGACGCAAGTCTTCGCCATCGAGGTCAACGAACATCGCCGCAAGATCGCAAAACAGATGCAGGCCGACTTCGTCCTCGACCCTACCAAGGACGACGTGAAGCAGACCGTGATGGAAGCGACCGGCGGCGTCGGTGTGGATGTGCTGCTCGAGATGGCCGGCCGCCAGGACGCCATCTCGCTCGGCTTCTCCATCCTGCGGCTCGGCGGCCGCGCGTCAATCCTCGGCATCCCGTCAAAGCCGGTCACGATGAACTTTGCCGGCGACATCATCTTCAAGGGCGCGACCATACTCGGCATCAACGGACGCCGCATGTACCAGACCTGGTACCAGATGGAGGCGCTGCTCAAAGCCGGCAAACTCGACCTCCATCCCGTGATCACCGACCGCATGGCGATAAAAGATTTCTCCAAAGGCATGGACCGGCTGAAGACCGGCGAGGCGAGCAAGATCCTGCTCTATCCCAACGGAATACCAAAGTAG